Proteins found in one Fulvitalea axinellae genomic segment:
- a CDS encoding SUMF1/EgtB/PvdO family nonheme iron enzyme has translation MRKIFFIHLSLAIFLLTFSAGASWAQRSWSQDFAKAYKAKDKKGEWKTLWDKHPTAMFWIERHAGKNPARLIENGKFDRKIVEKTISGLKNPSAFKSALQSCADDKQLLALFEETVEALKVQERLENVNLAAIKRSVDFMTKKHSGFSDQGRYQRIKDGLPKAKADLYARKPGAVKRAMEIVELKKELLLSTPLLKSDILVTRHELGKYARRSGAPGMGMPGANWKSNANTNPKRGRGEVGLISGMNQADVNYQTVYKAEGSHVADLELNFDADKMMFSKAGPHGRWHLYEMPADGGEPKLLTPDDVPEVDFMDGTYLPSGKIMLTSNLSLQGVPCVNGNDAVALVSVMDPATKKVRQLSYGQDNEWDPVVLNNGRVMYLRWEYTDMAHYFARNLLHMNPDGTGKKEYYGSGSYWPNSFFDARPVPGHPTKIVGIVSGHHGVARAGRLVILDPMKGRKEAEGVVQEIPGYGKEVIPEIKDRLVDGVWPQFVTPYPLSEEYYLVSAKMSPNSLWGIYLVDIFDNMTLIAEAEGAGMRSPILKEKKPTPRVIPDQVNLTKKTANVYIQDIYQGPGLAGVPRGSVKELRLFTYKFVYNRTLGDHFSAGIESGWDVKRIMGTVPVEEDGSAFFQVPANTPISMQPLDEKGRAMQLMRSWMTAMPGETVSCVGCHEDRNTLPIAKPTIASRKSKPAKIKPWYGETRPMTFMNEIQPTLDRKCVSCHDGKDSHRPNFADTTMKRVIKSGVQHWYTKAHMTFGKSYWNLHPYIRRPGPESDQTMLTPMDFHASLSPLVQMLEKGHHNVELSEEEWDRLNTWIDLNVPFHGEYNKSGKFRSETPQEVRRKELALRFDTPIDNSDEELARARARRWAQGPVTPVLPEKEAPVKHKRVKAKKWPFTADMAGTLQEKAKTADGSTKTIDLGEGISIKLVRIPAGSFVMGSEEGSKDEYPRARVKVEKAFWMGAFEISNEQFRKFFPEHDSRHIDQQWKDHVFAGYPANKPEQPAIRVTWKEAMAFCQKLSEKTGMQVTLPTEAQWEWACRAGSGSDMWYGTQSTDFSAFANLADVSLQKLAVNGVDPKPVGPDHPVFRSQDFVPKVEAVDDGVMVPSGTGQYKPNAWGLYDMHGNVAEWTASDYAPYPYKAKDGRNDLNENNLKAIRGGSWRDLPKRATASYRLGFQPWQKIFNVGFRIVVLDDPKAMAQK, from the coding sequence ATGAGAAAGATTTTTTTCATTCATCTATCCTTAGCGATCTTCCTGCTGACCTTTAGCGCAGGCGCCTCATGGGCCCAACGCTCTTGGTCACAAGACTTTGCGAAGGCCTACAAGGCCAAGGATAAAAAAGGGGAGTGGAAAACCCTTTGGGACAAACACCCCACCGCCATGTTTTGGATCGAGCGCCATGCCGGGAAAAACCCAGCCAGGCTGATCGAAAACGGCAAATTTGACCGGAAAATCGTTGAGAAAACCATCTCCGGACTCAAGAACCCGAGCGCTTTCAAAAGCGCCCTGCAGTCTTGCGCTGACGACAAGCAACTACTTGCTCTTTTCGAAGAAACAGTGGAAGCGCTCAAGGTGCAGGAACGTCTCGAAAACGTAAACCTCGCGGCCATCAAACGCTCCGTGGATTTCATGACCAAGAAGCACAGCGGATTCTCGGACCAAGGTCGTTACCAACGCATCAAAGACGGGTTGCCCAAGGCCAAAGCCGACCTTTACGCCCGGAAGCCCGGAGCGGTAAAACGGGCCATGGAAATCGTGGAATTGAAGAAAGAGCTTCTTCTTTCCACCCCACTCCTCAAGTCCGACATCTTGGTTACCCGCCACGAGCTGGGCAAATACGCCCGCCGTTCGGGCGCTCCCGGCATGGGTATGCCCGGCGCCAACTGGAAGTCGAACGCCAACACCAACCCCAAGCGCGGCCGTGGCGAAGTGGGATTAATCTCCGGCATGAACCAAGCCGACGTTAATTACCAAACGGTATACAAAGCCGAAGGCAGTCACGTCGCCGATCTTGAGCTGAACTTCGACGCCGATAAGATGATGTTCTCCAAAGCCGGCCCGCACGGCCGTTGGCACCTATACGAAATGCCCGCCGACGGTGGAGAGCCAAAACTCCTGACTCCCGACGATGTTCCCGAAGTGGACTTTATGGACGGCACCTACTTGCCTAGCGGCAAGATCATGCTAACCTCCAACCTTTCGTTGCAAGGCGTACCTTGTGTTAATGGTAACGACGCCGTGGCCTTAGTTAGTGTCATGGACCCCGCTACCAAGAAAGTTCGCCAGCTGAGCTACGGCCAAGACAATGAGTGGGATCCTGTAGTGCTAAACAACGGACGCGTGATGTACCTGCGTTGGGAATACACCGACATGGCGCACTATTTTGCCCGTAACCTGCTCCATATGAACCCTGACGGAACAGGCAAAAAAGAATACTACGGTAGTGGCTCCTACTGGCCGAACTCATTCTTCGACGCTCGCCCTGTTCCCGGGCACCCTACCAAAATCGTAGGTATTGTATCGGGACACCACGGTGTGGCGCGTGCCGGCCGTTTGGTTATCCTCGACCCGATGAAAGGGCGTAAGGAAGCCGAAGGCGTAGTACAGGAAATCCCGGGCTACGGCAAAGAAGTGATCCCCGAGATCAAAGACCGCCTCGTAGACGGCGTATGGCCACAGTTCGTGACCCCATATCCGCTCAGCGAAGAGTATTACCTCGTTTCCGCCAAGATGAGCCCTAACAGCCTCTGGGGAATCTACCTCGTCGATATCTTCGACAACATGACCCTGATCGCCGAAGCGGAAGGCGCCGGTATGAGAAGCCCGATCCTGAAAGAGAAAAAACCTACGCCTCGCGTAATTCCTGATCAGGTGAACTTGACCAAGAAAACCGCCAACGTTTACATCCAGGACATTTACCAAGGTCCCGGTTTGGCCGGTGTACCTCGCGGAAGCGTGAAGGAATTGCGCCTGTTCACATACAAATTCGTTTACAACCGCACTCTCGGCGACCATTTCTCGGCCGGTATCGAAAGCGGTTGGGACGTGAAACGTATTATGGGAACCGTACCTGTGGAAGAAGACGGATCCGCATTCTTCCAAGTGCCCGCCAACACGCCTATCTCCATGCAGCCTCTTGACGAGAAAGGCCGAGCCATGCAATTGATGAGAAGCTGGATGACCGCCATGCCCGGCGAAACGGTTTCTTGCGTAGGTTGTCACGAAGACCGCAACACTTTGCCTATCGCCAAGCCGACCATCGCTTCGCGCAAAAGCAAACCGGCCAAAATCAAACCTTGGTACGGAGAAACCAGGCCGATGACCTTTATGAACGAGATCCAGCCTACCCTTGACCGCAAGTGCGTAAGCTGCCACGACGGCAAAGACAGCCACCGCCCGAACTTCGCCGACACTACCATGAAGCGTGTTATCAAGTCCGGCGTACAGCACTGGTACACCAAGGCCCACATGACCTTCGGCAAGAGCTACTGGAACCTCCACCCGTACATCCGCCGTCCCGGTCCGGAGTCTGACCAGACTATGCTTACTCCTATGGACTTCCACGCAAGCCTGAGCCCACTGGTTCAGATGTTGGAAAAAGGTCACCACAACGTGGAACTTAGCGAAGAGGAGTGGGACAGGCTCAACACCTGGATCGATTTGAACGTACCGTTCCACGGAGAATACAACAAGAGTGGCAAATTCCGTAGCGAAACGCCTCAGGAAGTCCGCCGTAAAGAACTCGCTCTCCGCTTCGACACGCCTATCGACAACTCCGACGAGGAACTCGCCCGCGCCCGCGCCCGCCGTTGGGCCCAAGGCCCGGTTACTCCCGTGTTGCCGGAAAAGGAAGCTCCTGTAAAGCATAAGAGGGTTAAAGCCAAGAAATGGCCGTTTACCGCTGATATGGCAGGCACACTGCAAGAAAAGGCAAAAACCGCTGACGGCTCCACAAAAACCATTGACTTGGGAGAAGGAATCAGCATCAAGCTTGTCCGCATTCCCGCCGGCAGTTTCGTGATGGGATCGGAAGAAGGTTCCAAAGACGAATACCCACGCGCCCGAGTAAAGGTGGAGAAAGCCTTCTGGATGGGAGCCTTCGAAATCAGCAACGAGCAGTTCCGCAAATTCTTCCCCGAGCATGACAGTCGCCATATCGACCAGCAGTGGAAAGACCACGTGTTCGCCGGTTACCCCGCGAACAAGCCTGAACAACCCGCCATCCGCGTTACTTGGAAAGAGGCTATGGCCTTCTGCCAAAAGCTCAGCGAGAAAACGGGTATGCAAGTGACATTGCCTACCGAAGCGCAATGGGAATGGGCATGCCGTGCCGGTTCCGGCTCCGATATGTGGTACGGAACACAAAGCACAGACTTCTCGGCCTTCGCCAACTTGGCCGATGTCAGCCTGCAAAAACTTGCCGTAAACGGCGTGGACCCTAAGCCTGTCGGCCCGGACCATCCCGTATTCCGCTCGCAAGATTTTGTTCCGAAAGTAGAGGCAGTTGACGACGGCGTAATGGTTCCTTCCGGCACGGGGCAGTACAAGCCTAACGCTTGGGGACTTTACGACATGCACGGAAACGTGGCCGAATGGACCGCTTCCGACTACGCTCCATACCCATACAAAGCCAAAGACGGCCGTAACGACCTCAACGAGAACAATCTCAAGGCCATTCGTGGCGGATCTTGGAGAGACTTGCCGAAACGTGCCACAGCCTCTTACCGTTTGGGCTTCCAGCCATGGCAAAAAATCTTCAACGTAGGCTTCCGTATCGTCGTACTTGACGATCCTAAGGCTATGGCCCAGAAATAA
- a CDS encoding DUF1343 domain-containing protein, translated as MGKNAVLRAVTACCLFLGFLGACAQKTEEKLTLGAERFDVYGPGLAGQRVALVVNQTSEIHGVHLVDMFLAKGVEVVKVFAPEHGFRGKADAGEKVNDATDAKTGLPIVSLYGKNKKPSAEMLSDVDVVVFDIQDVGVRFYTYISTMHYVMEAVAEQEKRMIVLDRPNPNGSYVDGPVLERGFESFVGMHPIPVVHGVTVGELAKMISGEKWLATNKVCDLSVVPMLGYSHDMPYSLPVKPSPNLPDEVSVRLYPSLCFFEGTPVSAGRGTERPFTLYGYPDKAMGEDTFRPRSILGMSKYPKHEGKLCYGENLADAPGSVGFKLEYLLRAYKNFPDKKKFFNSFFDKLAGTDKLKAQISAGMDEKAIRTTWAPALEAYGKMRKGYLIYE; from the coding sequence ATGGGAAAGAATGCCGTATTGAGAGCCGTGACGGCTTGTTGCTTATTTTTGGGCTTCTTGGGAGCGTGCGCCCAAAAGACGGAAGAAAAACTGACACTGGGCGCCGAGCGCTTTGACGTGTACGGGCCCGGGCTTGCGGGGCAAAGAGTGGCTTTGGTAGTGAACCAAACGTCCGAGATCCACGGCGTGCATCTGGTTGATATGTTTTTGGCCAAAGGCGTGGAGGTGGTCAAAGTATTCGCTCCGGAACACGGCTTTAGAGGCAAGGCGGATGCCGGCGAGAAAGTCAATGACGCAACGGACGCGAAAACGGGTTTGCCGATCGTGTCGTTGTACGGTAAAAACAAGAAACCTTCCGCCGAAATGCTCTCGGATGTGGATGTGGTTGTCTTCGATATACAGGACGTGGGAGTGCGGTTTTATACCTATATAAGTACCATGCATTACGTAATGGAGGCCGTGGCCGAGCAGGAAAAACGCATGATTGTTTTGGATCGGCCTAACCCGAACGGCTCGTATGTGGACGGCCCCGTTTTGGAGAGAGGCTTCGAGTCGTTTGTCGGGATGCATCCTATTCCGGTGGTACACGGGGTTACGGTTGGGGAATTGGCCAAAATGATTTCGGGCGAGAAATGGTTGGCTACGAACAAGGTTTGCGACCTGTCGGTGGTGCCTATGCTCGGTTACAGTCACGATATGCCTTATTCTCTTCCCGTAAAGCCGTCGCCGAATCTTCCTGATGAGGTTTCGGTGCGCTTGTATCCTTCGCTCTGCTTTTTTGAAGGGACTCCGGTGAGTGCGGGTAGGGGAACCGAACGGCCTTTTACCCTTTACGGTTACCCGGACAAAGCTATGGGAGAAGACACTTTTCGTCCGAGAAGCATTCTCGGAATGTCAAAATACCCGAAACACGAAGGAAAATTGTGTTACGGAGAGAATCTCGCCGATGCTCCGGGTTCGGTGGGCTTTAAACTTGAATACCTTTTGCGTGCGTACAAGAATTTCCCTGACAAGAAGAAATTCTTCAATTCCTTTTTCGATAAACTCGCCGGAACGGATAAGCTGAAGGCTCAAATTTCTGCGGGAATGGACGAGAAAGCGATCCGGACCACTTGGGCGCCTGCGCTGGAAGCCTACGGGAAAATGCGGAAAGGTTACCTTATTTACGAATAA
- the rplM gene encoding 50S ribosomal protein L13 encodes MDTLSYKTQSANASSVDKDWVIVDADSMVLGRLASEIAKIIRGKHKPSYSPHVDCGDNVIVINTDKIRLTGKKWSDKVYVRHTGFPGGQRKTTATELKAKSSTLLVENAVRGMLPKNRLGRKLFKNLYAYAGTEHKHEGQQPKEIKL; translated from the coding sequence GTGGATACTCTTAGTTACAAAACACAATCGGCCAACGCGTCATCGGTTGACAAGGATTGGGTGATAGTTGACGCTGATTCTATGGTGTTGGGTCGTTTGGCCAGCGAAATCGCGAAAATCATTCGCGGAAAGCACAAGCCAAGCTACTCTCCACACGTAGATTGCGGAGACAACGTGATTGTGATCAATACGGACAAGATCCGTTTGACCGGAAAGAAATGGTCGGATAAGGTGTACGTACGTCACACCGGATTCCCAGGCGGCCAGCGCAAGACTACCGCTACCGAGCTGAAAGCCAAGTCTTCTACCCTTCTTGTTGAGAATGCCGTAAGAGGCATGTTGCCAAAGAACCGTCTTGGCAGAAAACTCTTCAAAAACCTTTACGCTTACGCTGGAACAGAGCACAAGCACGAAGGTCAACAACCAAAAGAAATTAAACTTTAA
- the rpsI gene encoding 30S ribosomal protein S9 yields the protein MEVINTIGRRKTSVARLYMTPGNGEIVVNKRPLETYFPFEILRTVVKQPLAIAEALESYDIKVTVDGGGFKGQAEAIRLAVARALVEVDAEVRPALKKEGFLTRDPRMVERKKYGRRKARRRFQFSKR from the coding sequence ATGGAAGTTATCAACACGATAGGAAGAAGGAAAACTTCAGTTGCGAGACTTTACATGACTCCCGGTAACGGCGAGATCGTTGTAAACAAAAGACCTCTTGAGACTTACTTCCCTTTCGAGATCCTGCGCACAGTGGTTAAGCAGCCTTTGGCGATCGCTGAAGCTCTCGAAAGCTACGACATCAAGGTGACCGTAGACGGCGGTGGATTCAAAGGACAGGCGGAAGCTATCCGTTTGGCCGTAGCCCGCGCGCTTGTTGAAGTTGACGCCGAGGTTCGCCCAGCATTGAAGAAAGAAGGTTTCTTGACTCGTGACCCACGTATGGTCGAGCGTAAGAAATACGGACGTCGTAAGGCACGTAGAAGATTCCAGTTCAGTAAGCGTTAA
- the rpsB gene encoding 30S ribosomal protein S2, which produces MAQLQYKDLLDAGVHFGHLTRKWDPKMAPYIFMEKNGIHIIDLNKTLVCLEEASNAIKQVVRSGRKVMFVATKKQAKEVVADEAARLKMPFVTERWLGGMLTNFATIRKSLKKMSSIDKMMKEEAYTNLAKRERLMITRDRAKLERILGGISDLTRLPAALFIVDIKKEHIAVKEAKKLNIPVFALVDTNSNPEEVDFPIPGNDDAFKSVSLIVKAIGSAIEEGLTERKAERDAQKQSEMEAEKKATDAKGDEESK; this is translated from the coding sequence ATGGCTCAATTACAATATAAAGACTTACTAGACGCTGGTGTTCACTTCGGACACTTGACGAGAAAGTGGGATCCTAAGATGGCGCCTTACATCTTCATGGAGAAGAACGGCATCCATATTATCGATCTCAACAAAACGCTTGTTTGCCTCGAGGAAGCGTCTAACGCAATCAAGCAAGTAGTACGTTCAGGCCGTAAGGTGATGTTCGTAGCCACGAAAAAGCAGGCCAAAGAGGTTGTTGCTGACGAGGCTGCTAGACTGAAAATGCCTTTCGTTACCGAGCGTTGGTTAGGTGGTATGTTGACAAACTTCGCCACTATCCGCAAATCCCTCAAGAAAATGTCGTCTATCGACAAAATGATGAAGGAGGAAGCGTATACCAACCTTGCGAAACGCGAGCGTCTGATGATCACCCGCGACCGTGCTAAATTGGAGAGAATCCTGGGCGGCATCTCTGATTTGACTCGTTTGCCAGCGGCTTTGTTCATCGTTGACATCAAGAAGGAGCACATCGCTGTTAAAGAAGCGAAGAAGCTCAATATCCCTGTTTTCGCTTTGGTCGACACCAACTCTAACCCAGAGGAAGTGGACTTCCCGATTCCAGGCAACGACGATGCTTTCAAATCAGTTTCACTGATCGTTAAAGCTATCGGCTCTGCTATCGAAGAAGGCTTGACCGAAAGAAAAGCTGAGCGCGACGCGCAAAAGCAAAGCGAAATGGAGGCTGAGAAAAAAGCCACCGACGCTAAGGGAGACGAAGAGAGTAAATAA
- the tsf gene encoding translation elongation factor Ts, translating to MAITAKQVNELRKITGAGMMDCKKALVEADGDNEKAIEILRKKGQKVSAKRADRETSEGVVVARTTEDGTRGVLIAFTCETDFVAKNDGFVALANEILDVAFNEKPATTEELLALTSGDQTINDKIIEMVGRIGEKMEVKHYIVAEGEKVAPYIHSNKKLGVLVTLANCGDADFLTAGKDVGMQIAAMNPIAVSKDSVDEATKEKELEIGREQARAEGKPEQILDKIAQGKLNKFFKDNTLLAQDFVKDSSVSVEKYLDGLNKGMTVVDFKRIAI from the coding sequence ATGGCTATTACAGCGAAACAAGTAAACGAATTGAGAAAAATCACCGGTGCCGGCATGATGGATTGCAAGAAGGCATTGGTTGAAGCCGACGGCGACAACGAAAAAGCTATCGAGATTCTCAGAAAAAAAGGACAGAAAGTTTCTGCCAAGCGCGCGGACCGCGAGACTTCTGAGGGTGTTGTTGTTGCGAGAACTACTGAAGACGGAACTCGTGGCGTATTGATCGCCTTCACTTGCGAGACCGACTTCGTTGCTAAGAACGACGGTTTCGTTGCTTTGGCCAACGAAATCCTCGACGTTGCTTTCAACGAGAAGCCCGCTACTACTGAGGAGCTTTTGGCTTTGACTTCTGGCGACCAGACTATCAACGACAAGATCATCGAGATGGTAGGCCGTATCGGCGAGAAAATGGAGGTTAAGCACTACATCGTCGCTGAAGGCGAGAAAGTGGCTCCTTACATCCACTCGAACAAGAAATTGGGCGTATTGGTAACTTTGGCTAACTGCGGAGACGCTGACTTCCTGACCGCTGGTAAGGACGTTGGTATGCAGATTGCCGCCATGAACCCTATCGCTGTAAGCAAAGACAGCGTTGACGAGGCTACTAAAGAGAAGGAATTGGAAATCGGACGTGAGCAAGCTCGCGCTGAAGGCAAGCCTGAGCAGATCCTCGACAAAATCGCTCAAGGTAAGCTTAACAAATTCTTCAAAGACAACACTTTGTTGGCCCAAGACTTCGTTAAGGACAGCAGCGTGTCTGTAGAGAAATATCTCGACGGTTTGAACAAAGGTATGACCGTTGTTGACTTCAAGCGTATCGCTATCTGA